TGATAAAAGAGATGATTGTGATTGTTATGACACTAATTTTATGATTACGACAATGATAGTAATCATGAATATGAAATTATGGTGATACTAGTAATCAATGATAATGCTGATGTTGAAAACCAAAAtttgaaatagaaaattattttttatggtatttaaataactattttggttcaaagaaaaaaataaacacatgaattgaactaaacataaaaacatgtttttttctttaaaaatttaaaacaaaaaatcatagtgataccaaacatcttaaaaaatttatttattttatttattttctacaaCACAGCCAAAAAAATGATTCTCtacaatcaaatatataaaaaaattattttctcaaataaaatcattttctataaaattcacttttaaaaggaaatacatttttcaggaaacaaaagaaatctTGAAATAAAACTCGGACGTGCTTTAGAAGATGCGTTACTGAATGAAAGAagcacataatttttttttttttttcacaattgaaATATGCATGTCTATATGTCGATGCGTTTCGTTTCAGAATGTGAAGTGAATTGGATAAAGTTTATGTAGTAGAGGCAGCATTGTCAATGACCGGTGATTTGGTGAGGGATTTTCTCATGAAGGGTAGGATTGACCCTCACTGCCTTATATCCATTGACTTTCAAGCAGCATCTTTCAGTTAAAAAATGAGCTAGTTGTGGCAGAAAGCATAAGCAGTGGTTTAGGCGTGATCATCTTGATATCCAATACGCATCTCATGTCATCAGGCAGGCAAAGGAAGAGATGAGTTTCACTCGAGGAAGAACTGAGAAGCCATAGAAGATAATGACTTCGCAAGTGACATAGCATTCATTTGAATGGATGGAGCAATGGCTGATTCAACTAACTTGCAATAATCATCAACATTTCCTTTGGCTGATACCGAACCACCAATTGGAAGCTTGCAATGTTTAGAGGTGTGGAAAAATCTTTGGCTTCTGGCAGAGAAATTTGGCCACGAGGACTTGTGTTCGGATAAAAAAGGACAGCCATATTGAATGCTGCTTATTatgataatgaaaaaacaatacaCAAGGGTGAGGTTAGAGCTTAAAAGCAGGAATGAAGCTTTTTTGGTGTACTCAAATGCATAGTTACAGAACTGAGAACCTATTTCCATACAACTGTTTCTTGCGACTGAGTGATATACAACAGATTCTCTCATGTCAGCCATTTTAATACTTGTCTGGGACATTGTGCCACTCTGAAAACGTAATCCCATTTCACCTTGACGTTGTATCAAACATGAGAGTTTTCAATGTgttcttttgaaaggatttgAGGGATGCAGGGATGTTAACTGATCCAGATCTTTCTTCGAAGTTTCCTGATTGTTTGATGACTTTAAAAATGGATTAGACGGGCGTTGTGATTGTACCTTTAACACCTCGCCTGTCATCTTTACTTCTACTCCAATCACATTTTCAGCACTTTTCACCTTCTCTGCATTGCTTGGCTCCATACTGGTCTTTGCATTTACAGTTTGGTTCTGATAACTTTTTTCATGCTCTTGCTTATTTGCCTTTTTGATAAATAGGGGGGCTGACAGTGTCGGTGATGAGAATGCAATGCGAGGTTCGGGTGTTTCATTTTTTCCAGTTGAAGTCACCATCGTCTTGCTGATTGCAGCATCAGCTGTGAGAGATGCACGATCATTTGAGTTCAAGAGGGGGCTTTTGTAAGTTCCCTTAGATTCATTGACCAATCTTTCCtgtgatgagattaaaaaaaaaatccagtttACTAATTTGATAACAGAAAAACACCCAATCTGATTGGCTAAGAAATAACtccaaaaccttttccaagtaaTAGGTTTTACCTCCAGTATACTGTTGAATCGTTCGGCCAAATTTGGAAGCTTCAGCGCTGCAACCAGCTTTATTGCTCCCTTCATTGATTtttccagagataaaagcttcATAAGTTCCGTAGCCCTCACAAGCTTATCACCTTACATAAGCAGCAAAAGCAAGCATTACAGctgagaatatattttatttcattaaaaaattgtatttttacaaGGAAAAGTTCAAGAGTTGAAATAATTTGCATCCTTTCTGAGGTTAGTCGATTATATGAGCTCACCATTACAGCAAGAAGCAATTAGTCTCAGGATGCATCTATCTTGAGTTGCCTCCATATTGAAAGCTTCATCATCTAGTGCAGTGGTATCCAAACAGGCACCTGCCATGTCTTCCATTCTTTTCTGAATCTGCGAAGGCATAGGATCCAACAGCTTTAATGGGGAAATCAAAATAACCAAAGGATAGGATTGAGGATTGCAAGGAAAACCAATTTgtccaaattaaaaaaccaaattaagaaaaaaaaaactccctttaatattatcaaagaaacatctcaacccaaaaacttatAAACTGATACtaagtttctaaaaaattttatattaactatATGATACACTCCCCTTAATACTATAAAAGAAGATTTTCACCTGAAAACTTGAGTTGTTAGTGAGGTCTAAAGAATAGCTTCACATTAACTCTATTACATACACTTTGAACTTAAAACTTGCACACATCcattattattttgtactttatttttaagttttatttgagaGAATAggattattaaaattcaaacttctGACATTTGATCAAAGAGGGTTTAAtgctatatcaaaaaaatacttcaacCAAAAAGTTCTGTTGTTGGGCGAGGAACTAAGATTTTATACTGACTCTTAAAGATGCACATCTCTGAAAGCAACAccttgaaaagattaaaaaagcaATTCATACTTGACGCTTAAAGAGGAGTATAAagggggctttttttttttttttttttttttttttttttgggggggggggggacaaaCCTGTGAGAGGTGCATGCTGTTCATTATAAACTCATTTTCCAGGGCATCTGCTCCAAGATCAGAGGATGCTACAGGGAATGAGAGATTCAAAAGGGAGAGGACTGGTTTGGGTATCACCTAAACAGGAGGAAAATCAGTCACAAGATAATTGGAAAGAGGGTAGAAATCAAGGTGACAAGCTTACCTGTGGGAACATGTCAGGACTCTTGTAAACAATACAAAACAACTTGCTAGCATTTAGTCCAACCACCCAGTAGCTTTCATCAGACTTCTCTTTACTGGCACTGCAGGATTAAAACTTACATTATCCAACCGCTGGAGTATAAAGGAAAAATAGGAAAGTGTCAGCTAATAGTATTCTTAAACTGAAGAATTGGCAACCTGAAGATTGGGAGCCAACTACCACCATATTGGCTTGTAAAAACCCGCAAAACACCCTACAAAATTTGCTCAAATTTTTGGTAACAATATCAAGGAGACATGCTCAGTCATAGCAGTGATTAAACTGAAAACATAGATAAAAATACCTTCGAGTCATATGAACTTAATTGGCCTTCTTCACTAAAACCAAACCATGTTAGATGTGAACCTGGAGTCAAGGGAAGACGCCCTGTGAGTGGCTGGGTCCCATTAGATATGTCAAATACTCTGAACTCTAGCATCTGCACATTCAGATATGAACTTGAAATCCTTAGCATTCTAGTTTTAAGAAATATCTAACATAAAGAGATTATCAACCcattaaccaaataaaatgtCTTCCTCGGAAAACAACTTCCAACATGGTTAGCAAGTTTATTAAATTGTCAGTGATATCAGCAATTGTGTTTCTTGGGTATTACTCGATCTCATTGTTCTTGCTACTTAATAAATGCCAAGTCTCAGTACAGTTGAACCTTGAATAATTGGTAAATTTTAGCAGAATTCTAAATGCAGGAATATGAATAATTGAAGTTAAACCTGGTCATTTGAAGGAAGACAGTCGGAAACATGAGTGACAACagcaagttgattttttaagcCTGACGCAGTCACCACTGGTCCATCAAGGGAGAGAATATGCCTCTGTGATGAAATACATATGACAAAACATATACAGCAGACACAGAACAATTAACAGAAGCTTACAAAACTAAGAGCAATCCTATTAAATGCAAGTGAAAACAAATGCAAGGGCATGAAAGGTGGTTAAAAAAATTGGATATTTCAATGTAATCTATTTCTTCACAGCTATCAAAGCAAAAATGGAGGATGGAAGGCCTCCTGTTTAATTCACATAAACGAGACAAGGCATCACAGCTGGAAAAATAAAGTATGTCTCATTTTCAAATATGACTGCATTGCATATTGGAGATCTGAAATAAATGTTTGCGCAGACTAGCCACCCTGATCAATGCATGAGTAAACACAGAGCCTCTAAAATCTAAAGAACTATTCAATTTTGATGAACACGTGAAAAAACCAGCAGAAATAACAATAACCCAAATTTCTACTCATCCATACAGGATTTGATAAAACATTACAAGCCTACAACCACTAGACTTTTATGCTTCCTTTTATCAGTAGGGCATTTCCTTCAAAACCGTTGCCAAAAATTAAACCACCTTCtaaatgatgtcatttttagGCATGCATTCATTGCAGGTGTAAGAAATCCGTCCCTTTAAAATGATAAGTTACATGACCAATTTGAGAAGCCTGTGTAATGCAAGGACTACATTTGCAAGAATTTCAGACCTATtaagaggaaaaggaaagaggaAAAGTGATGTGAGAACAAGAGTTGCAGGAAGATTTAAGAACTACGAACATGACCTGATAAATTGTGTAATATTGGAATAGGTCAATAATATTAGtatttaatataatgaaaagaAGTAGGGACTTTGTAAGACCTCAATCGTATCATCATATAGACTTCATAAAGTTTATGTGACGAACCTGCAAACCACCATCAGTGTAGATGCGCAGAAAATTAAGACTAGTAATTGCAGCAACCCAAGCAGTACCAAGTGCCACTACTTTCACTTCTTCCCCTTCAAATCGCATAGACCACTGAATTTGAGTATTTATCAAATGTCAGCATATTGTGAGAATTCAGTCTTCACAAAGAAGGGAAGCATGTGTGGAAATAGGTATATGCACTTACAGAttaccaaaagaaaataaagtaggAGAATATAATTTTGGAAAGGAAAATTTCTCACCTCGCTGTTGTTTGCCCAGCTGCTGAACGGGCGATACATGAGAGTACTCATATTCTTTTCACCTTTGCAGGGATTGGCAAAAACACTTCCATTCTCATTTAATGAGGCCATTGTGAAACCAAAATAGTCGGTCATTGACGGAAGTCGTGAACCTCTGCCAGTATCATGAAAGTCGATCTGTTTCCAAGGTATATGAAATATCAATAAGCAATTCAAGAAAGACAAATTGACTTGCAGCTCTAGGGTGATTTAACATGAATCCAGGTGTATATTGCAACGCAATATTTGAGTTATCCCTCCCcggtacaaaaaaaaaaaaaaaaaaaaccaaagacaaAAAGAAACTGAGATATAAATTGAGAAATAGGATACTCTACCTCTATGTGGGAGTATCCGTCATTCTCCACTGTAGTTATAGTTCCAAGCATGTTGTAGCACAGGAAGCGCCTCTTTCCACGCTGTGGAGGAGTAGCGCCTGGCTGAAATGCCTCCTGCATTTTCAACCTAGCAGATGTCACTGTACTTCTGagtccatttcccttatccaaGTTATCCTTGCTGGAACGATGCACCTTTTTTCTGGGTTCAGTCTTTGGAAGCAAGCTCAACTCATCATCAATGTCCTCGTCTGGATCTTCAAATTCAGACTGTTTACGTAATCTCTTCCTGCTACATGGTTCTGATTCACCAAGACTATCTTCACCAAATTCACTTAAACCACCAGATGTACTTGGCTCTGGATCCTCGTCAAACAAAAGAACTCCATTACTGTTCTTCAAACTTGGAATATCTTCTGTAGGAGATTTCATTGACGAAGGAACAACCGATTCCCACAGACCATACTTTCCCATAACATCAATAACAGCCAATGCATTACCAATTGGCTTCCAAGCCATACCACTTATTCTATCCTCAAACTTCTGCCTGTCAATGTCCTGCTTCTTATCGACATCCCATATCAGAATCTGTCTATCCAAACCAGAAGTGGCCATGTATTTGCCATTAGGTGACCAGGACAAATAACATACAGGCTGTACATGATCACCTCTCAGTGAAAACAGCTTCTCTGCCGTGTCTCTATCATACATCACAACATCATTTCTCAAACCAGGGACAGCCAAGGTCTCCCCGTCAGGACTCCAACTAACAACATTCACGAAAGAAGTGTCCGAAATAATGTTAGGAGCAACACCCTTTAGGGTATGTAAGATCCCACCAGACTGCAGTTCCCAAAATAAAACAGTCCCAACAGAATCTACTGTTGCCAAGTACTCGTTAATAGGGTCAAAAGCTAAGCCAGTAACAGGTCCTTTATGTCCTTTCAGAACCCTCGCAATAGAGCCATCGACTGTATTAATAAGTTTAATGCCTTCATCGTCGCCAGCAGCTGCGACCATGCTCCCTGATTTATTAAATGCAAGAGCACGAATCGGCAGCGTGAATCTAGTAACATTAGTCTCAAACTCACCACCTGTAAacagaaattgaataaattaaccAAAATGGAATCATTGAATAAGACAGGTAAACCATCTCTGATTAGCCCAGTTACCATTCACTGTATAAacattatgaaatataattttctttcatgtgtaaaaataaaatccacgCAGAATTTTTGCTGGAATATGATAGAGTGCagcaacatttaaaaaaaaaatatctgggTAATTGAAATCATGCGAGCCCATTTGACAATTTGGAAGTAATATTATGATcacattgaaataaataaacaaaaagtgcAATACTTGGAAACTTGAAGAGCTTGACGGAGTGGTCAATAGATCCAGAGGCGAGGCAGGTAGAATTAGGGCTAAGAGCTAAGGCAGTGACGCCATCGCGGTGGTGACGGAGAATCTTTGGAGGATTTGAAGGGAGGAGAGGGTCATGGATGGAGATTGATGGGTCAGAGGAGGAGGCTGTAACAAGATGAAGGGCCTGTTGGTCCCATAAGACAGAACAGAAGGAAGGGTTGATGTCGTTGTTTCCATTGATAGATTTATGGGCTTCTCTTAGTTTCAGTGTACGGACTTTCATGGTGAAGGAAAAGGAtgagattttttctttattctttcagtgtttagggtttttgattgtaaagaaaacagaaaaaaaatatttagaattaaaaGGAGTGTATGGATCTAGGTTTGGGACTTTGGCGGGAGTTTCTGATTTTGGCGGGAAGGAAAGTGAAGAggcaaatatagttttttttatatgcactagtcttttaaaaagttaattgcattttagcatatttttgatatataactattttaataatttgttataatatattttaatattaataatttgttatgattcattttaatatatttgatatataattattttaataatttattatgatcatGTTAACTAAATCggtttaaaaataacttgaataattcttaattaacttaatattaaagaataaaattttaaaaaaataaaaaatgaaccgAGTCAACCCGGATGAACTCGTCAAATCCACAACATGAGTCATGAAACtaggataatctcataaaaaataaaataaaaacatagatattaaaaaaatcaaagaaaaatactagttaaaaaaaaattgcaataaatagtgttttagcTTTTTTGCAAGATATACAGGGAATAACATTTTTGTAAGAGAAATGTTAAAACAACATTTTGTTTAGCACTCTTCTTGGATCATGtaaaataaacattgaaaaagaaaaataaaattttttttatgcttagcTTTCTAGTAttagatttaatattaattgtgGGTTACGTGATCACGTAATCATGAGGTTAATACTTGCAACCAACACTATTTGAATTAAATATGATCCTAAAAAGCCAAAAAAGATCtaataggagtgtgacataatGGAAACATGTGTCAAGACACCGATATTATtggaattaaattgaatcacACCACAAAgctaaatagtttttattaagTCAATTTAGTTCTTTCAAGAACCAAAAAATATAGGAAATCTCACACAcaagctaaaaaatcaaaatgatattatttaataactgTCAAATTTTAGGGTTACAAAAAGTTTATgtacttttataaaataatcttaatagATTTACCATTATAGACTAAATTGGCTCACTTACAAAATTGATCCAAAACTTGATAACTATCTAAAACAAACCTTGGATATTTAGCTGAAAAGCAACTATAAATTAAGCCCAagcataaagaaaataataaaaaataataaatttgacacATAAACTAAAGTTGTTAcacttaattaaacaaaaaaattacctaaTATAGATAAATTTTCCAGTTTAAATAATATCATCGTAGAAACACTATGATCTTTGTTGTCATCTTTAGATATCCAAAATAAGCTATGAAATTGATTGATGAAGTTGTCTTCCTTTTAATTTCCTTATTTGTCTAGGataattaattgtaattttaaagaatcctctcaaaattaaaaaaaaaaaaaaaaccgtattGCCTTCCTTTAAACTTCCTTGTAGGATTAGAAAACtccccaaaataaaataatgaatttgtcATTAAATATCATCAACCCTTGTTTCATTGTATAGTTagaatgaataaggaatccatataagaaaataattttgaaatattaatgaatCATTACCACACTTAGAAATTACATTACAGCCCATGAGAGATCCTTGTAAAACTATGAAATTTCTAAAACAAGCTATCATATCTTTGTAGAAAAATGATCCTTGCAAAATATAAAATCCACAAGTCAAAatgaagtaaataataaaattcatataatcTGTTTTGACCTTATCGCAAGGCCTTCCTAAACTCTAATTGACCTGAAAATTTACCATAACATagaaaaatatctttgaaatcttctaataaaatttcaactttatttgatagtttgatttgaaattataatttatagcattaaattaaataacaaaaaattttatactaaaattcaaatttgatctttgtAGGCTGTATTAAGCTTAGTCATTGTTTTCTCTTACTTGCTAAAATGGATAAACCAATGACAATACTATCTCTgtttttctctccctcttttacttatacacacacacacacacagtgtgtgtgtgtgttttttattgccCAAACTAGGTTCCATTTATTATATCATTCTTACCCCATCAACAAGACTTTTTGCTATATTTTTCCACCCTATCAAGCTTTGCTTGCTTTATTGCAAGATTTTACAACTTATGATCATGTGCTTCTAAGGATCCAATTATCTTATAATTTGAATGTCAACAACAATCCCATTAGAGGCCATTCATACTTGACTTGTTTTCCAAAAAGGTCCCTTTTTAGTCttcctttcattttccttttcttctccggTGAGa
The genomic region above belongs to Populus alba chromosome 12, ASM523922v2, whole genome shotgun sequence and contains:
- the LOC118029010 gene encoding protein ENHANCER OF LHP1 1; translated protein: MKVRTLKLREAHKSINGNNDINPSFCSVLWDQQALHLVTASSSDPSISIHDPLLPSNPPKILRHHRDGVTALALSPNSTCLASGSIDHSVKLFKFPSGEFETNVTRFTLPIRALAFNKSGSMVAAAGDDEGIKLINTVDGSIARVLKGHKGPVTGLAFDPINEYLATVDSVGTVLFWELQSGGILHTLKGVAPNIISDTSFVNVVSWSPDGETLAVPGLRNDVVMYDRDTAEKLFSLRGDHVQPVCYLSWSPNGKYMATSGLDRQILIWDVDKKQDIDRQKFEDRISGMAWKPIGNALAVIDVMGKYGLWESVVPSSMKSPTEDIPSLKNSNGVLLFDEDPEPSTSGGLSEFGEDSLGESEPCSRKRLRKQSEFEDPDEDIDDELSLLPKTEPRKKVHRSSKDNLDKGNGLRSTVTSARLKMQEAFQPGATPPQRGKRRFLCYNMLGTITTVENDGYSHIEIDFHDTGRGSRLPSMTDYFGFTMASLNENGSVFANPCKGEKNMSTLMYRPFSSWANNSEWSMRFEGEEVKVVALGTAWVAAITSLNFLRIYTDGGLQRHILSLDGPVVTASGLKNQLAVVTHVSDCLPSNDQMLEFRVFDISNGTQPLTGRLPLTPGSHLTWFGFSEEGQLSSYDSKGVLRVFTSQYGGSWLPIFSASKEKSDESYWVVGLNASKLFCIVYKSPDMFPQVIPKPVLSLLNLSFPVASSDLGADALENEFIMNSMHLSQIQKRMEDMAGACLDTTALDDEAFNMEATQDRCILRLIASCCNGDKLVRATELMKLLSLEKSMKGAIKLVAALKLPNLAERFNSILEERLVNESKGTYKSPLLNSNDRASLTADAAISKTMVTSTGKNETPEPRIAFSSPTLSAPLFIKKANKQEHEKSYQNQTVNAKTSMEPSNAEKVKSAENVIGVEVKMTGEVLKVQSQRPSNPFLKSSNNQETSKKDLDQLTSLHPSNPFKRTH